Genomic segment of Williamwhitmania taraxaci:
TAACCAAAACCATGGTTAACAATAACATTATTTCCATAACCGTGATTCGAGGATACCACTAATTCCACTACACCATCGCCAGAAGAATAGACTTCCGATCCAATGGGTGCAGAAATATCAATCCCCTCGTGAAACTTAACTGAGCGATTAAACGGATCTCGTCTAAATCCAAAGAAATCGGTTAAGCGCATGTTGTCTCGTAGCGAAACCGGCTGAATTGCCGGCATTCGGGCAGATAGTTGTTCCTTTTGCTTGGCAAGTATAATAACGTCATCAAAAGATTTACTCTGAATATATGCCTGCCTAGTAATTTTGTCAAGAAACATTGATGCATGCACAGCCACTGCACCATTTTTTATTCCAGAGAAAGCCTCATAGCGTTCGGCTCCACCAAATCCAGCTTCCCGTATGGAAGAAGGGATGGTGTCCTCCTCGAAAATGCTTCGGTAAATATTATTATCGCGCTGCTGCATATCCGTTAATACTTGGCTTGCATCAGATAAGCGATTTTCCAACAAGTCATACTTTACGAGCAAATCGGCACGCTCCCGCTTTAATGCAAGCGTTTTTGGCGTATCGAAAAAATAGGTAAAAGCAAAACTAAAAGCGGTAGCAATTACAAAGCCGGCAACCATATAACCCACTGCTCGCAACACCTTCCGTTTGAAAGGCATCGCAACGATATCGAAGTTGAGTGTAATCGGATTGAACTTGTAGTGATGTTTTGGCATGCAGTTAATACCGTATTATTGAAAGAAAGTTGTGTTTAGGTTCCAAAACTAAACGAAATAAATTAATTTTACAACCTATTTTCGTCAAAATATTGCGATTAAAGTATAAAGTAGCCTCAAACAAATCACTTAAATATAACATTTTATGA
This window contains:
- a CDS encoding M23 family metallopeptidase — encoded protein: MPKHHYKFNPITLNFDIVAMPFKRKVLRAVGYMVAGFVIATAFSFAFTYFFDTPKTLALKRERADLLVKYDLLENRLSDASQVLTDMQQRDNNIYRSIFEEDTIPSSIREAGFGGAERYEAFSGIKNGAVAVHASMFLDKITRQAYIQSKSFDDVIILAKQKEQLSARMPAIQPVSLRDNMRLTDFFGFRRDPFNRSVKFHEGIDISAPIGSEVYSSGDGVVELVVSSNHGYGNNVIVNHGFGYKTRYAHLKATKVVVGQRVKRGEIVGLLGNTGRSTGPHLHYEVMYHNKPVNPINYFGNLDQADFDKIIDRAALLSGVSQD